The following proteins are encoded in a genomic region of Colletotrichum higginsianum IMI 349063 chromosome 9, whole genome shotgun sequence:
- a CDS encoding Fungal specific transcription factor: MSSTTLPHDPVTKTPRQYRSRKRQRPCDRCRSMKLKCQQEENQTACRRCQQSQLDCTFTGKPRKRTQAKTLNRPKAWHEDSSPTTSRTDLSVPTRASRSAASPTEETPVPAAQHPFEPNQTAREPFSETLETNTPFAGLPQARPATQISQSLDQMRGCSAMLLGGSSGLDPWLLRHLRFDELGLQSFYKYHVRNAGGVPTFDKIPVHFILTSDDVAADAPVEGPGAETRDLRRQLELLIPPFVGVRLMRLFHQHVFPTLPIVSRKCLGLTSMEKLPDIETLNSIPTHLLAAIYGSALPFASADEHLVVPLMYERVPCGEVWRIAQSSFLQNLQRPHLSVLQAMLLYLHRTKEDSNQYAVADTAAMWPLMGTMVGLAHNLGLHLECRMMGIPAYEKRLRRRLWWAVYIEDKFFSLLGGRPPYIQQGEWDVSQLDSADFVLRSSEVEHPLPWHRMPFVHMANLALIADSLQRSLYSLQSCQKLAEDLTGSIQAARTAFDALNIWRANIPGLEHILEETNATKPALDNDPSSVQFAYLILVTYVWRAVLRPTVRSQPPPPIIDVDQEEQPAEGTGLSLQDFSWDIDDLCDISLDLGDGGVEVHDATIIELYQGALAWAKCLVGFVFKLSSRQMGEFWHSWSQLSFVAASSFIVMLVVQAPSPESARRSKDILDNWRRLLRDQSRAFPMLGLSFSQLSEFYRVGLSTAFCLPLHVQEAIDGGSNG; this comes from the exons ATGTCTTCGACGACCCTGCCACACGACCCTGTCACGAAGACTCCCCGGCAATACCGGTCGCGGAAACGTCAGAGACCATGCGACCGCTGCCGAAGCATGAAGCTCAAATGCCAGCAGGAGGAGAACCAGACGGCCTGCCGGCGATGTCAGCAGAGCCAGCTGGACTGCACGTTTACCGGCAAACCACGCAAGCGGACACAGGCCAAGACGTTGAACCGCCCGAAAGCGTGGCATGAAGACAGCTCTCCAACAACCAGCCGTACCGACCTGTCGGTTCCCACTCGGGCCTCACGTTCCGCGGCCTCTCCAACGGAAGAGACGCCGGTCCCGGCAGCACAGCACCCCTTCGAGCCGAACCAGACCGCCCGCGAACCGTTCTCGGAAACCCTGGAGACCAACACCCCGttcgccggcctgccccaAGCCCGTCCCGCGACGCAAATCTCGCAGAGCCTCGACCAGATGCGGGGGTGCAGCGCGATGCTCCTCGGGGGCTCTTCCGGCCTGGATCCATGGCTGCTGCGGCACCTCCGcttcgacgagctcggcctgcAGAGCTTCTACAAGTACCACGTCCGGAACGCGGGCGGCGTGCCCACCTTTGACAAGATTCCCGTCCACTTCATCCTCACTTCAGACGACGTGGCTGCGGATGCGCCTGTTGAGGGTCCAGGGGCCGAGACCAGGGACCTGCGTCGTCAGCTTGAGCTGCTTATTCCGCCGTTTGTCGGCGTTCGCTTGATGAGACT CTTCCATCAACATGTCTTCCCGACGCTCCCAATCGTGTCCAGAAAATGCCTCGGACTCACGTCGATGGAGAAACTCCCGGACATTGAGACCCTCAACAGCATACCGACGCATCTCTTGGCCGCGATATACGGCTCGGCCCTTCCCTTCGCATCGGCCGACGAGCACCTTGTGGTGCCCCTCATGTACGAGAGAGTACCCTGCGGCGAAGTCTGGCGAATCGCCCAGAGCTCCTTTCTCCAGAATCTACAGAGGCCGCATCTCTCGGTTCTGCAAGCTATGCTTCTGTATCTTCACAGGACGAAGGAGGACTCGAACCAGTACGCCGTGGCAGACACTGCTGCCATGTGGCCCCTGATGGGGACCATGGTCGGCCTGGCTCATAACCTTGGGCTGCACCTGGAGTGCAGGATGATGGGCATCCCGGCTTACGAGAAGAGACTCCGGCGGAGGCTGTGGTGGGCAGTCTACATCGAAGACAAGTTCTTTTCGTTGCTGGGCGGCCGGCCTCCGTACATCCAGCAAGGAGAATGGGACGTCAGCCAGCTGGACTCTGCCGATTTCGTCCTTCGTTCTTCAGAAGTCGAGCACCCGCTGCCGTGGCATAGGATGCCGTTCGTGCACATGGCCAACCTGGCACTCATCGCGGACTCTCTACAGCGCAGTCTATA CTCCTTACAGTCATGCCAGAAGCTGGCAGAGGACCTCACGGGATCGATCCAGGCGGCTCGAACGGCGTTCGACGCCCTCAACATATGGCGGGCCAACATCCCGGGCCTCGAACACATCCTCGAGGAAACCAACGCCACGAAGCCGGCCTTGGACAACGACCCGTCGTCCGTGCAATTCGCGTACTTGATCCTCGTCACGTACGTCTGGCGGGCCGTGCTCCGCCCTACCGTCCGCTctcaaccgccgccgcccatcaTAGACGTCGACCAGGAGGAGCAGCCGGCGGAGGGGACGGGCCTTTCGCTCCAAGACTTTAGCTGGGACATTGACGACCTCTGCGACATCTCCttggacctcggcgacggcggcgtcgaggtccacGACGCAACCATCATCGAGCTCTACCAGGGCGCCCTGGCATGGGCCAAATGCCTCGTGGGTTTCGTGTTCAAGCTGTCGTCCAGACAAATGGGCGAGTTCTGGCACTCTT GGTCACAGCTGAGCTTCgtcgcggcgtcgagcttcATCGTGATGTTGGTCGTGCAGGCGCCGAGCCCGGAGAGCGCACGCAGGAGCAAGGACATCCTCGACAACTGGCGGCGTCTGCTCCGAGACCAGAGCAGGGCGTTCCCGATGTTGggcctctccttctcgcAGCTGAGCGAGTTCTACCGAGTCGGGCTCTCCACGGCGTTCTGCCTGCCTTTGCATGTCCAGGAGGCCATTGACGGTGGAAGCAATGGTTGA